In one window of Leptospira sp. WS92.C1 DNA:
- the fumC gene encoding class II fumarate hydratase produces MKTRIETDSMGEIAVDDSKYWGAQTERSLHHFHIGNDRFPREMIRALGVLKKSAAIVNTELGLLAEEKKNLIVQAADEVISGKLDDHFPLSVWQTGSGTQTNMNSNEVISNRAIEIAGGIKGSKKPIHPNDDVNKAQSSNDTFPTAMHIAAAEQLNLKLIPALTQLRDTLKKKTDEFQDIIKIGRTHLQDATPLTLGQEFSGYVQQLDYNIARVKAVLPAVYRLALGGTAVGTGLNTHPQFAVKAAAQIAKETGLPFVSAENKFEALAAHDSLVETSGVLKTIAASLMKIANDVRWLSSGPRCGIGEISIPENEPGSSIMPGKVNPTQSEQMTMVSAQVIANDVAVNIGGASGNFELNVFKPLIIHNVLNSIRLLADSCVSFEEHCARGIEPNQEKLNEHLNNSLMLVTALNPHIGYDNAAKIAKNAHKKGSTLKESGIELGFLTSEQFDQWVLPEKMISPSVD; encoded by the coding sequence ATGAAAACCAGAATCGAAACGGATTCAATGGGAGAAATCGCGGTAGACGATTCCAAATACTGGGGCGCACAAACCGAAAGATCTTTGCATCACTTTCATATCGGCAACGATCGATTTCCGAGAGAAATGATTCGTGCTTTGGGGGTTTTAAAAAAATCCGCGGCGATTGTAAATACCGAACTCGGATTGCTCGCAGAAGAGAAAAAAAATCTGATCGTCCAGGCAGCCGACGAAGTTATCTCCGGAAAGTTAGACGATCACTTTCCTCTTTCCGTTTGGCAAACCGGATCCGGCACTCAGACAAATATGAATTCGAATGAAGTGATTTCAAACCGAGCGATTGAAATCGCAGGCGGAATAAAAGGTTCTAAAAAACCGATTCATCCAAACGACGACGTCAATAAGGCACAGTCTTCAAACGATACGTTTCCAACCGCGATGCATATCGCCGCGGCGGAACAACTGAATTTGAAACTGATTCCCGCCTTGACTCAACTCAGAGACACGTTAAAAAAGAAAACGGACGAATTTCAAGATATCATCAAAATCGGAAGAACCCATCTTCAAGACGCGACCCCTTTGACCCTCGGTCAGGAGTTTTCGGGCTATGTACAACAGCTGGATTATAATATCGCGAGAGTAAAAGCGGTCCTTCCTGCGGTGTACAGACTTGCGTTAGGCGGAACTGCTGTGGGAACCGGTCTTAACACTCATCCTCAATTTGCAGTCAAAGCAGCGGCGCAAATTGCAAAGGAAACCGGGCTTCCCTTTGTGAGCGCCGAAAATAAATTCGAAGCGCTCGCCGCTCACGATTCTCTTGTGGAGACGAGCGGGGTTTTGAAAACGATCGCCGCTTCCCTGATGAAAATCGCCAACGATGTTCGCTGGCTTTCTTCCGGTCCTCGTTGTGGAATCGGAGAGATCAGCATTCCCGAAAACGAACCGGGTTCGTCCATCATGCCCGGAAAAGTAAATCCGACGCAGTCCGAACAGATGACCATGGTCTCCGCACAAGTAATCGCCAATGACGTAGCGGTGAATATCGGCGGTGCTTCGGGGAATTTTGAGTTGAACGTATTCAAACCTTTGATCATTCACAACGTTTTGAATTCGATTCGATTGCTTGCAGATTCCTGTGTGTCTTTTGAAGAACACTGTGCAAGAGGAATTGAACCGAATCAAGAAAAGCTCAATGAACATTTGAATAATTCTTTGATGCTCGTTACCGCTCTCAATCCGCATATCGGCTATGATAACGCGGCAAAGATCGCCAAGAACGCGCACAAAAAGGGATCCACTCTCAAAGAATCCGGAATCGAACTCGGATTTTTGACAAGCGAACAATTTGATCAGTGGGTTTTGCCGGAGAAGATGATTTCTCCATCCGTGGATTAG
- a CDS encoding RluA family pseudouridine synthase codes for MNLELKAEVLEEFSGNRLDRFLKLSLGDEVSRASIQKWIESGYVRNQEDKVQDKSSLKVKEGDQYSISVPPRPPLNLEPVQMSLPVILERENYLIIHKPAGIASHSGPGDRSPSLVNGLLYHFKDLSKAGGEARPGIVHRLDKPTEGLILIAKNDKAHGKLSELFRKREIEKKYYAWVQGHPPEESGTIDLPISRHPVERLKMTISPKGRRSITHYKVLKYINSRTGRKFSFVEVGLETGRTHQIRIHFQSQRCPVVGDLLYSRAGSQFESYGLQLLSFFLKFKDPFTGESIEATLPLTERFLRFEKNAPLI; via the coding sequence ATGAACTTAGAACTAAAAGCAGAGGTCTTAGAAGAATTTTCAGGAAATCGTTTGGATCGATTTCTGAAATTATCGTTAGGGGACGAAGTATCTCGGGCATCCATTCAAAAATGGATCGAATCCGGATATGTTCGAAACCAAGAAGACAAGGTTCAGGACAAAAGTTCGTTGAAAGTAAAAGAAGGGGATCAATATTCGATTTCGGTTCCTCCAAGACCCCCTCTCAATTTGGAACCTGTACAGATGTCTCTGCCAGTGATTTTGGAAAGAGAAAATTATCTAATCATTCATAAGCCGGCGGGAATCGCAAGTCACAGTGGTCCCGGAGATCGTTCTCCTAGTTTGGTAAACGGACTTCTTTATCACTTCAAAGATCTGTCCAAGGCAGGAGGCGAAGCGAGACCGGGCATCGTTCATAGGCTGGACAAGCCGACCGAAGGTTTGATTCTCATCGCAAAAAACGACAAGGCACATGGAAAGTTATCCGAACTTTTTAGAAAAAGGGAAATCGAAAAAAAATACTACGCCTGGGTTCAAGGACATCCGCCTGAAGAATCCGGAACGATCGACCTCCCCATTTCAAGACACCCCGTGGAAAGACTAAAGATGACAATTTCTCCAAAGGGAAGAAGATCGATAACACATTATAAAGTTCTAAAGTATATCAACTCCCGCACCGGCAGAAAGTTCAGTTTTGTCGAAGTCGGTTTGGAAACCGGAAGAACTCATCAGATTCGGATTCATTTTCAAAGTCAGAGATGCCCCGTGGTCGGGGATCTTTTGTATTCCAGAGCCGGTTCTCAGTTCGAATCCTACGGTTTACAGTTATTGTCTTTTTTTCTGAAATTTAAGGATCCGTTTACGGGAGAATCGATCGAAGCGACCCTTCCACTTACGGAACGATTTCTTCGGTTTGAGAAGAATGCTCCGCTAATCTGA
- the jag gene encoding RNA-binding cell elongation regulator Jag/EloR, producing MENYIFEAEAKSKSEAEEYTLKTLRLNSDEVRFETVDSGKGGFFGISQKKPAVVRTYVTSRDLPAEKIIHGVVLTVLKKMGIEAEVVGMGDVDGKIYVEIASKESGLVIGKRGATLDALQFVFNLMVDSKIRHGRKIVLDIESYRDKRELSLVRLGKSVAATVAKTGKSKLLEPMNPFERRIIHMALQENEKVFTRSEGNGTYKKVRIIPMKDKHKYKDVAEKGPNNDLLEEANFE from the coding sequence ATGGAAAATTACATCTTTGAAGCAGAGGCGAAGTCGAAGTCCGAAGCTGAAGAGTACACTTTAAAAACTCTCCGATTGAATTCGGATGAGGTTCGTTTTGAAACAGTCGATTCCGGAAAAGGCGGCTTTTTTGGAATTTCTCAAAAAAAGCCGGCAGTAGTCCGGACTTACGTGACTTCTCGGGATCTTCCTGCGGAAAAAATCATTCACGGAGTCGTTCTCACCGTTCTTAAAAAAATGGGGATTGAGGCGGAAGTAGTCGGGATGGGCGACGTGGACGGAAAAATTTATGTCGAAATCGCGAGTAAAGAATCCGGATTGGTAATCGGAAAACGTGGAGCAACGTTAGACGCTCTTCAGTTTGTTTTCAATTTGATGGTGGATTCTAAGATCAGACACGGAAGAAAAATCGTTCTGGATATCGAATCCTACAGAGACAAAAGAGAATTATCCCTGGTTCGTCTTGGAAAATCGGTCGCTGCAACCGTAGCCAAAACCGGGAAATCAAAACTTTTGGAACCTATGAATCCGTTTGAAAGAAGAATCATCCATATGGCTCTTCAGGAGAACGAGAAGGTTTTTACAAGATCGGAAGGAAACGGTACTTATAAAAAAGTAAGAATCATTCCTATGAAAGACAAACACAAATACAAAGACGTAGCTGAAAAGGGTCCGAACAACGACCTTCTTGAAGAAGCGAACTTTGAATGA
- a CDS encoding malic enzyme-like NAD(P)-binding protein produces MREKALQYHSLHPKGKIEVVPTKPTLDSDDLSLAYSPGVAYPCLEIKDNPDLVYEYTNRGNLVGIITNGTAILGLGDIGALAGKPVMEGKAVLFKKFAGIDVFDIEINTKDPDEFINAVKLLEPTFGGINLEDIKAPESFYIEEQLIEKMNIPVFHDDQHGTAIITVAGLLNAFELTGKNPNNVKVVICGAGAAGIAIAELIQNIGIKKEQIFLVDTKGVIHHNRTDLNESKKRYIQKTDSTTLKEVMKGADIFVGVSVQDMVDEDMVRSMAKDPIIFALANPDPEIPYQVAKAVRSDLIMGTGRSDNPNQVNNVLGFPFIFRGALDVRARHITLEMKLAAARALAELARLEVPDIVSKAYGGVKFQFGPEYLIPKPFDKRVLYHVAPAVAEAAVTSGSARIPYPGREKYLGFLEGIIRG; encoded by the coding sequence ATGAGGGAAAAAGCATTACAGTATCACTCACTTCATCCTAAGGGAAAAATTGAAGTTGTTCCAACCAAACCGACTCTGGATTCAGATGATCTTTCCCTCGCGTATTCTCCCGGTGTGGCCTATCCGTGTTTGGAAATTAAAGATAACCCCGATCTAGTTTACGAATACACAAACAGGGGAAATCTTGTAGGTATCATCACCAACGGTACTGCAATTCTCGGACTCGGAGATATCGGGGCTCTTGCGGGCAAGCCGGTTATGGAAGGTAAGGCTGTCCTATTTAAAAAATTTGCGGGGATAGACGTGTTTGATATCGAGATCAACACAAAAGATCCGGATGAATTTATCAATGCAGTAAAATTATTAGAGCCCACTTTCGGCGGTATCAATCTTGAAGACATAAAGGCTCCCGAAAGTTTTTACATCGAAGAACAACTCATCGAAAAGATGAATATTCCGGTCTTTCATGACGATCAACACGGAACCGCGATCATTACCGTTGCTGGTTTACTAAACGCTTTCGAGTTGACCGGAAAAAATCCAAACAACGTGAAAGTTGTGATTTGCGGAGCGGGTGCTGCGGGAATTGCGATCGCGGAACTCATTCAAAATATCGGAATCAAAAAAGAACAAATCTTTTTAGTGGATACCAAAGGTGTGATTCATCACAATCGGACGGATCTGAACGAATCTAAAAAAAGATACATTCAAAAAACGGATTCCACGACCCTAAAAGAAGTGATGAAAGGTGCGGACATCTTTGTAGGCGTTTCCGTTCAAGACATGGTGGACGAGGATATGGTTCGTTCCATGGCAAAAGATCCGATTATCTTCGCTCTTGCTAATCCGGATCCGGAAATTCCGTATCAAGTCGCCAAGGCGGTTCGTTCCGATTTGATTATGGGAACCGGTAGAAGCGATAATCCGAATCAAGTGAATAACGTATTAGGATTTCCTTTTATCTTTAGAGGGGCCTTGGATGTAAGAGCTCGCCATATTACTCTCGAAATGAAACTAGCGGCGGCACGTGCGCTTGCGGAATTAGCTCGATTGGAAGTACCCGACATCGTAAGCAAAGCATACGGCGGAGTGAAGTTTCAGTTCGGACCGGAGTATTTAATTCCGAAACCGTTTGATAAACGAGTTTTGTATCACGTTGCACCCGCCGTTGCGGAGGCAGCGGTCACAAGCGGAAGCGCCCGGATTCCTTATCCCGGGCGTGAAAAATATCTAGGATTTCTGGAAGGAATTATTCGCGGCTGA
- a CDS encoding OmpA family protein encodes MVKKILNLILLGAIAFSFTLCSSAEKKEESAPEPSSGQEQASAANRSVDANSPEAIADSLNEKLKEFRYPDGLTRPGFSYKKADVNAGDFSEWSKVNAPVIKDGLGKLPDNYALEITGHTDAVGPEQAEGDKKGNIFYSELRANAVKQALIKQGIPANRIATKGAGSSEPVSGLDAKDAKNRRVTFRFAASAPQQ; translated from the coding sequence ATGGTCAAAAAAATTTTGAATCTGATTCTGCTCGGTGCAATTGCATTTTCATTCACTCTTTGCTCCTCTGCTGAAAAAAAAGAGGAATCTGCTCCCGAGCCGTCCTCCGGGCAAGAGCAAGCCTCGGCAGCTAACAGAAGTGTAGATGCAAATTCCCCGGAAGCGATTGCAGATTCACTCAACGAAAAATTGAAAGAATTCAGATATCCTGATGGACTCACTCGTCCAGGATTTAGCTACAAAAAAGCAGATGTAAACGCCGGCGATTTCAGCGAATGGTCAAAAGTAAACGCTCCTGTGATCAAAGACGGTCTGGGAAAACTTCCTGACAACTATGCTCTTGAAATTACGGGACATACCGATGCGGTAGGACCTGAGCAAGCGGAAGGCGACAAAAAAGGAAATATCTTTTATTCAGAACTTCGCGCAAACGCTGTAAAACAAGCTCTGATCAAACAAGGAATTCCAGCAAATCGTATTGCTACGAAAGGTGCCGGTTCTTCCGAGCCTGTTTCCGGTTTGGATGCTAAAGACGCGAAAAACAGAAGAGTCACCTTCCGTTTCGCCGCTTCTGCTCCACAACAATAA
- the mnmE gene encoding tRNA uridine-5-carboxymethylaminomethyl(34) synthesis GTPase MnmE, protein MNDTIAAISTASGSGAIGIIRMSGPAALSISSSFLFSKNKFLTPTEIRPRVAIQCVFQVGARKVDQILFFYFKGPNSYTGEDLCEFHFHGNPILLREALDAIFRAGARPAKQGEFSRRAFLNEKLDLTEAEAIGRLISARSRFELELAQKNVFGEVSRFISNLRSQLISLKAECEAEIDFSTEDLTYESLEERKSRIETVKSLCQNVISKSDSAEKLIQQLRIVLYGEPNTGKSSLMNLLLGKDRSIISEIPGTTRDYISEEILLEGIPVRLVDTAGVRETTDQIEKLGIERSEKEFQSADIRLVLIDTSKKEEWKEFIDKNRERLEGSVLVANKIDIRDSSWDPNLFADLKESTVCEISCKTKEGISILLGAIKKKAGTMGQSEDYVLLEERQRYHFETIVRCLNNTLHLISDGAPAEIYIKEIDYALSEIGEVNGRVDTEEILGRIFSKFCVGK, encoded by the coding sequence TTGAATGATACGATAGCAGCCATATCAACCGCTTCCGGGTCCGGAGCAATCGGAATTATCCGAATGTCCGGGCCGGCGGCCCTTTCGATTTCCTCCTCCTTTCTTTTTTCTAAAAACAAATTTTTAACTCCAACCGAGATCCGGCCTCGAGTCGCGATTCAGTGCGTATTTCAGGTTGGCGCTAGAAAAGTGGATCAAATTTTATTTTTTTATTTTAAAGGTCCGAATTCTTATACGGGTGAGGACCTCTGTGAATTTCATTTTCACGGGAATCCGATTTTGTTAAGAGAAGCGTTAGACGCCATCTTTCGAGCGGGAGCGCGTCCGGCAAAACAGGGAGAATTTTCTCGCAGAGCATTCTTAAATGAAAAATTAGATCTTACCGAAGCGGAAGCGATCGGTAGATTGATATCCGCACGTTCCAGATTCGAATTGGAATTGGCTCAGAAGAATGTTTTTGGAGAAGTGTCCCGTTTTATTTCCAATCTGCGAAGCCAGCTCATCTCTTTAAAAGCGGAGTGCGAAGCCGAAATCGATTTTTCCACGGAGGATCTGACTTACGAATCCTTGGAAGAAAGAAAATCTCGGATTGAAACAGTAAAATCACTTTGTCAGAATGTGATTTCCAAATCGGATTCCGCCGAAAAGTTGATTCAACAACTTCGAATTGTTCTCTACGGAGAACCGAACACGGGCAAGTCCAGCTTGATGAACCTTCTTCTTGGAAAAGATCGTTCGATCATTTCCGAAATTCCGGGAACCACTCGGGATTATATCAGTGAGGAAATTTTACTCGAAGGAATCCCGGTCCGCCTCGTTGACACTGCCGGAGTCCGCGAAACGACCGATCAGATCGAAAAGCTGGGAATCGAAAGAAGCGAGAAAGAATTTCAGTCCGCAGACATCAGACTCGTCCTGATCGATACTTCTAAAAAAGAAGAATGGAAAGAATTTATCGATAAAAACCGCGAGCGACTTGAAGGATCCGTTCTTGTAGCAAACAAAATCGATATCCGTGATTCTTCTTGGGATCCGAATCTTTTTGCGGATTTAAAAGAATCCACTGTCTGCGAAATTTCCTGTAAGACTAAGGAGGGAATTTCCATTCTTCTTGGCGCGATCAAAAAGAAGGCCGGAACGATGGGGCAATCCGAAGATTATGTCTTATTGGAAGAAAGACAGAGATATCATTTTGAAACCATAGTTCGCTGTTTAAACAATACGTTACATCTCATCTCCGACGGCGCTCCGGCGGAAATTTATATCAAAGAAATCGACTATGCTTTGTCGGAAATCGGCGAAGTCAACGGTAGAGTCGATACGGAAGAAATTCTCGGAAGAATCTTTAGTAAGTTCTGCGTTGGCAAATGA